One genomic region from Methanocaldococcus fervens AG86 encodes:
- a CDS encoding beta-propeller domain-containing protein encodes MKKILIFGLVILVAISFCGCFEKPESSEDFKLMPANSKIKFEEFKNNLNLNYQNYYASREIVSAEEKAVEPGRYSETNVQVKGVDEADILKTNGNVIAFSSYKTYLIKPLPPEDADIIYNLSQSGRLYLINDTLIVIGWDKITSYNISNPKNPKKLWEMDLEGSYVDSRLYNGNLYLVVRNNSIECPIVWNGYKIGYEKYYIPELPPIYTRDFDITYIISKVDVKTGKVKDSVAVVGNYRTTLYMSKNNLYFAYHLKTNEQKLMLDFLKENVNKYFPEEISDKINKVIENKDFGDNAKYVEITETIEKYLNTLPSEKRYNLMKELENDFENYLEEHWEEYEFTGIAKINLKNFEVKSGKVSGHLINNFAMDEYNGYLRIATTIGDWRFREKTTNNIYILDENLNIVGNLTGLEKGERIYAVRFMGDKAYVVTYKETDPLLVVDLKDPKNPKILGELKIPGYSTYLHPIGNNLFICIGKDDDGKLKISLFDISDLKNPKEVDKYKLNEWWSPALWDYHVFLWDEKYRIFFFPANNHAYIFKVEDNKIEMVKDDKHKTAVLRALFINDYLYTFSYSEMHVLDENNWHLIKKVSFDFEGYPP; translated from the coding sequence ATGAAAAAAATATTGATTTTTGGATTGGTTATTTTAGTAGCAATTTCTTTTTGCGGATGTTTTGAAAAACCTGAAAGTAGTGAAGATTTTAAATTAATGCCTGCTAATTCAAAAATAAAATTTGAAGAATTTAAAAATAATCTAAATCTAAACTATCAGAACTACTACGCATCAAGAGAGATCGTATCAGCAGAGGAAAAAGCTGTCGAACCAGGAAGATACTCAGAAACAAATGTTCAAGTTAAAGGTGTTGATGAAGCAGACATATTAAAAACTAATGGGAATGTTATAGCTTTCTCCTCTTATAAAACATATTTAATTAAGCCATTACCTCCAGAAGATGCTGATATAATATATAATCTTTCTCAAAGTGGAAGGCTATATTTAATAAATGATACTTTAATCGTTATTGGCTGGGATAAAATAACCTCTTATAACATCTCAAATCCAAAAAATCCAAAAAAGTTGTGGGAGATGGATTTAGAAGGTAGCTATGTAGATTCAAGATTATACAACGGAAACCTCTATTTGGTTGTTAGAAATAACTCTATAGAATGCCCAATTGTATGGAATGGGTATAAAATTGGCTATGAAAAATATTACATCCCAGAGCTACCTCCAATCTACACGAGAGACTTTGATATAACATATATAATTAGCAAAGTAGATGTAAAAACTGGAAAAGTTAAAGATTCTGTTGCAGTTGTTGGAAATTATAGGACAACATTATATATGTCAAAAAATAATTTGTATTTTGCTTATCATCTAAAAACTAATGAGCAAAAGCTTATGCTCGACTTTTTAAAAGAAAATGTAAATAAATATTTCCCAGAGGAGATTAGTGATAAAATAAATAAGGTTATAGAAAATAAGGACTTTGGAGATAATGCAAAATATGTTGAGATAACTGAAACTATTGAAAAGTATTTAAATACTTTACCATCTGAGAAAAGATATAATTTAATGAAAGAGTTGGAAAATGACTTTGAAAACTATTTGGAGGAGCATTGGGAAGAGTATGAATTTACTGGCATTGCCAAAATAAACCTAAAAAACTTTGAAGTTAAAAGCGGAAAGGTTAGTGGGCATTTGATAAACAACTTTGCCATGGATGAATACAATGGTTATTTAAGGATAGCAACAACGATAGGGGATTGGAGATTTAGAGAGAAAACAACAAATAACATATATATTTTAGATGAAAACCTAAACATCGTTGGAAATTTAACTGGGTTGGAGAAGGGAGAGAGAATTTATGCAGTTAGATTTATGGGAGATAAGGCATATGTTGTAACCTATAAAGAAACCGACCCTTTATTGGTTGTTGATTTAAAAGATCCAAAGAATCCAAAAATTTTAGGAGAGCTAAAGATTCCCGGCTATTCAACTTATTTGCATCCAATAGGAAATAACCTATTTATATGCATTGGAAAGGATGATGATGGAAAGCTAAAAATATCTTTATTTGACATTTCCGATTTAAAAAATCCAAAGGAAGTGGATAAATATAAATTGAATGAATGGTGGAGCCCAGCATTGTGGGATTATCATGTCTTTTTATGGGATGAAAAATATAGAATATTCTTCTTCCCAGCCAATAATCATGCTTATATCTTTAAAGTTGAAGATAATAAGATAGAGATGGTTAAAGATGATAAGCATAAAACAGCAGTACTGAGAGCTTTGTTTATAAATGATTATCTATATACTTTCTCTTATTCAGAAATGCACGTATTGGATGAAAATAACTGGCATTTAATTAAAAAGGTAAGTTTTGATTTTGAAGGTTATCCTCCCTAG
- the aspS gene encoding aspartate--tRNA(Asn) ligase — protein sequence MKWKRTHYSANIKPEMDGEEVVIMGWVHSIRALGKIIFVILRDREGMVQIVAPKQKVGDELFSQIKKLGAEDVIAVRGKVVANEKAPNGFEILPLELEVLNTAQRPLPLDPAEKVPAELDTRLENRFLDLRRPKIQAIFKIRSEMLRSVRKTLYEEGFIEVNTPKLVASCTEGGTELFPISYFEREAFLGQSPQLYKQMLMATGLDRVFEIAPIFRAEEHNTRRHLNEATSIDIEMAFADDKDAMEMLEKVVYNAFLDVYENRKREIETLGIEFELPPEKFDRITYDEAIDIANAKGVEIEWGEDLSREAEKVIGEEMGGLYFITDWPSETRPFYTMPDEKNPNICKAFDLMYKDLEISSGAQRIHLYDLLVENIKKKGLNPDGFTYYLEAFKYGMPPHAGWGLGADRFTMVLTQQENIRECVLFPRDRQRLTP from the coding sequence ATGAAGTGGAAAAGAACTCACTATTCAGCAAACATTAAACCAGAAATGGATGGAGAAGAAGTAGTTATAATGGGTTGGGTTCATTCAATTAGGGCATTAGGGAAGATTATATTTGTTATCTTGAGAGATAGAGAAGGAATGGTTCAAATTGTAGCACCAAAACAAAAAGTTGGGGATGAATTATTTAGCCAAATAAAAAAACTTGGAGCTGAGGATGTTATAGCTGTTAGAGGAAAAGTTGTAGCAAATGAGAAAGCACCAAATGGATTTGAAATACTTCCATTGGAATTAGAAGTTTTAAACACCGCTCAAAGACCTTTGCCTTTAGATCCTGCTGAAAAAGTTCCAGCTGAGTTAGATACAAGATTAGAAAACAGATTTTTAGATTTAAGAAGGCCTAAAATCCAAGCAATATTTAAAATTAGAAGTGAAATGTTAAGATCTGTAAGAAAAACACTTTATGAGGAAGGATTTATTGAGGTTAATACACCAAAATTGGTGGCAAGTTGTACTGAAGGAGGAACAGAGCTTTTCCCAATCTCATACTTTGAGAGAGAGGCATTTTTAGGGCAAAGTCCTCAGTTGTATAAGCAGATGTTAATGGCTACTGGATTGGATAGGGTTTTCGAAATAGCACCAATATTTAGGGCTGAAGAACACAACACAAGAAGGCATTTAAACGAGGCAACTTCAATAGACATTGAAATGGCATTTGCTGATGACAAAGATGCTATGGAGATGTTGGAGAAGGTTGTTTATAATGCATTCTTAGATGTTTATGAAAATAGAAAGAGAGAGATTGAAACGTTAGGAATAGAATTTGAATTACCACCAGAAAAGTTTGATAGAATTACTTATGATGAAGCTATCGATATTGCAAATGCAAAGGGTGTTGAGATAGAGTGGGGAGAGGATTTAAGTAGAGAGGCTGAAAAGGTTATTGGAGAGGAAATGGGAGGTTTATACTTCATAACCGACTGGCCATCAGAAACAAGACCATTTTACACAATGCCTGATGAAAAGAATCCAAATATATGTAAGGCATTTGATTTAATGTATAAAGATTTGGAGATCTCTTCAGGAGCTCAGAGAATTCATTTATATGATTTGTTAGTTGAGAATATTAAGAAGAAAGGGTTAAATCCAGATGGGTTTACATACTATTTAGAGGCATTTAAATATGGAATGCCACCACACGCTGGTTGGGGATTAGGAGCTGACAGATTTACAATGGTTTTGACACAGCAAGAGAACATTAGAGAGTGTGTATTATTCCCAAGAGATAGGCAGAGATTAACTCCATAA
- the taw2 gene encoding tRNA(Phe) (4-demethylwyosine(37)-C(7)) aminocarboxypropyltransferase Taw2, whose protein sequence is MKYQKIGDIVVVKKELNEEEIKEIVNKTKCKTILLYTTQITGEFRTPHVKILYGNGTETIHKEYGCLFKLDVAKIMWSQGNIEERKRMAHISNENEVVVDMFAGIGYFTIPMAKYSKPKLIYAIEKNPTAYHYLCENIKLNKLNNVVPILADNRAVELKDVADRVIMGYVHKTHKFLDKAFEFLKDRGVIHYHETVAEKIMYERPIERLKFYAEKNGYKLLNYEIRKIKKYAPGVWHVVVDAEFEKV, encoded by the coding sequence ATGAAATATCAAAAAATTGGAGATATTGTTGTAGTAAAAAAAGAATTGAATGAGGAGGAGATTAAAGAAATTGTAAATAAAACAAAATGTAAAACTATTTTGCTATACACTACCCAAATAACTGGGGAGTTTAGAACTCCACATGTAAAAATTTTATATGGTAATGGGACGGAAACAATACATAAAGAATATGGCTGTTTGTTTAAGTTAGATGTAGCTAAAATTATGTGGAGTCAAGGAAATATTGAGGAAAGGAAGAGGATGGCACATATAAGCAATGAAAATGAGGTAGTTGTTGATATGTTTGCAGGAATTGGATATTTTACAATTCCAATGGCTAAGTATTCAAAACCAAAATTGATTTATGCAATTGAAAAAAATCCAACTGCTTATCATTATTTATGTGAAAATATTAAGCTAAATAAATTAAACAATGTAGTTCCAATTTTAGCTGATAATAGGGCTGTTGAATTAAAGGATGTTGCTGATAGAGTTATTATGGGCTATGTTCATAAAACTCACAAATTTTTAGACAAGGCTTTTGAGTTTTTAAAGGATAGGGGGGTTATACATTATCATGAGACGGTTGCTGAGAAGATTATGTATGAGAGACCTATAGAGAGATTAAAGTTTTATGCAGAAAAAAATGGTTATAAGCTTTTAAATTATGAAATAAGGAAAATTAAAAAATATGCTCCAGGAGTTTGGCATGTTGTTGTAGATGCAGAATTTGAAAAAGTTTAA
- a CDS encoding ACT domain-containing protein, producing the protein MSRIVVSVIGQDRTGIVAGISKVLAENNANILDISQTIMDNLFTMIMLVDISKAKVDFTTLKKELEKAGDELGVKVIVQHEDIFKYMHRI; encoded by the coding sequence ATGAGCAGAATTGTAGTTTCGGTTATTGGGCAAGATAGGACTGGAATAGTTGCAGGAATTTCAAAAGTTTTGGCTGAAAACAATGCAAACATCTTGGATATAAGTCAAACAATTATGGATAATCTATTTACCATGATCATGCTCGTAGATATATCAAAGGCAAAGGTAGATTTTACAACATTAAAAAAAGAGCTTGAAAAGGCTGGAGATGAATTAGGTGTTAAGGTTATAGTTCAACATGAAGATATATTTAAATATATGCATAGAATCTAA
- a CDS encoding TldD/PmbA family protein, which translates to MLNLEKIEKLLEVGDYADIRINIGESNSITLKDGKIEEISSGFGNGVAVRVLYKNGWGFITSNIVNEEEIEKLIDKAYKMAKISNEYSEKEVVLKDYKAIVDNYKMIGKINPVNVDIEEKKEIVIDTYKNMLNEKIKSVSVSYSDVFGKKIFLNSEGSRIEGDITRCIMYMNCVAKENGNLQFGAERTGGFGFEKIKDEYLNLALEAKNRALRLLKAKPCPKGKFKVILDPELAGVFIHEAVGHAAEADLVLQNDSVFKDKLNKEVGSEYVTVIDDATVDEAFGSYKYDDEGVKGMRTVIIENGILKTYLHSRETAGRMDAELTGNGRAEGLSKPIVRMSNTFIKPGDWNFEELLEDTKEGIFLRGSRGGQVDTGKGLFQFSAVEAYLIENGELTQVLKDAGLSGEILDILFKVDAVTDDFKLSVGYCGKYGQSVPVGDGGGCVRTIATIS; encoded by the coding sequence ATGCTCAATTTGGAAAAAATTGAAAAATTATTGGAAGTAGGCGATTATGCAGATATAAGAATAAATATAGGGGAGAGTAACTCAATAACATTAAAAGATGGTAAGATAGAAGAAATCTCTTCAGGTTTTGGGAATGGTGTAGCTGTTAGAGTTTTATATAAAAATGGGTGGGGATTTATTACTTCAAATATAGTAAATGAAGAAGAGATTGAAAAACTAATAGATAAAGCGTATAAAATGGCTAAAATTTCAAATGAGTATTCTGAAAAAGAAGTTGTTTTAAAAGATTATAAGGCGATAGTGGATAACTATAAAATGATTGGGAAAATAAATCCTGTTAATGTTGATATTGAAGAGAAGAAAGAAATTGTTATAGATACATATAAAAACATGCTTAATGAAAAAATTAAAAGTGTTTCCGTTAGTTATTCGGATGTATTTGGGAAAAAGATATTTTTAAACAGTGAAGGTTCAAGAATTGAGGGGGATATAACAAGATGTATAATGTACATGAACTGTGTTGCTAAGGAAAATGGAAATCTACAATTTGGTGCTGAGAGAACTGGTGGATTTGGATTTGAGAAAATAAAAGATGAGTATTTAAATTTAGCTTTAGAGGCAAAAAATAGAGCTTTAAGATTATTGAAAGCAAAACCATGCCCAAAAGGTAAGTTTAAAGTAATATTAGACCCTGAATTGGCTGGAGTATTTATACATGAAGCAGTAGGACATGCTGCAGAGGCTGATTTAGTTTTACAAAACGATAGCGTATTTAAAGATAAGTTAAATAAAGAGGTAGGAAGTGAGTATGTAACAGTTATAGATGATGCTACAGTTGATGAAGCTTTCGGTTCCTACAAGTATGACGATGAGGGAGTTAAAGGAATGAGAACTGTTATCATTGAAAATGGAATTTTAAAAACATATTTGCATTCAAGAGAAACTGCTGGAAGGATGGATGCTGAGCTAACAGGAAATGGTAGAGCTGAAGGCTTAAGTAAGCCTATTGTAAGGATGAGCAACACCTTTATAAAACCCGGAGATTGGAACTTTGAAGAGCTTTTAGAAGATACAAAAGAAGGAATATTTTTAAGAGGTTCAAGAGGCGGGCAAGTTGATACAGGAAAAGGATTATTCCAGTTTAGCGCTGTTGAAGCATATTTAATTGAAAATGGTGAGCTAACTCAAGTTTTAAAAGATGCTGGATTGAGTGGAGAAATTTTAGATATTTTATTTAAAGTTGATGCCGTTACGGATGATTTCAAGTTGAGTGTTGGGTATTGTGGTAAGTATGGGCAGAGTGTCCCTGTTGGTGATGGTGGGGGATGTGTTAGAACTATAGCTACGATTTCATAA
- a CDS encoding uroporphyrinogen-III synthase codes for MKVVITRPKERADVFSKLLKKEGFEPIIFPTLELIYNKDIKVNLDNYDWIVFTSPSGVIGLYNIIEEAQREEVKNKKIAVIGEKTAKAFKEYFGREVDVMPKEYTAESLLEEIKKTAKSDDKFLIPTTPSTRDVLKNNLNADLLFVYKSVEPENLKENIEKLKENIKDERFILTFTSGLTAKNFFKYVDDEFAEIIKNNYIVAIGPITAKVIEEFGFKPLIPKIYTIEGILEVIKMIKEGKND; via the coding sequence ATGAAGGTTGTAATAACAAGACCTAAAGAAAGGGCTGATGTGTTTTCTAAATTATTGAAAAAAGAAGGATTTGAGCCGATAATATTTCCAACTTTGGAATTAATATACAATAAAGATATAAAAGTTAATTTAGATAATTATGATTGGATAGTTTTTACATCTCCGAGTGGAGTTATTGGCCTATATAATATAATTGAGGAAGCCCAGAGGGAAGAGGTAAAAAATAAAAAAATCGCTGTTATTGGAGAAAAAACCGCAAAAGCTTTTAAAGAATATTTTGGTAGAGAAGTTGATGTAATGCCAAAAGAATACACTGCAGAATCTCTTTTAGAAGAGATTAAAAAAACCGCCAAAAGTGATGATAAATTTTTAATTCCCACAACACCATCAACAAGAGATGTTTTAAAAAATAACCTAAATGCCGATTTACTGTTTGTGTATAAATCAGTTGAGCCTGAAAATCTAAAGGAAAATATTGAAAAATTAAAAGAAAATATAAAGGATGAGAGGTTTATCTTAACATTTACAAGTGGATTAACAGCTAAAAACTTTTTTAAATACGTTGATGATGAATTTGCCGAGATTATAAAAAATAATTACATAGTTGCTATAGGACCGATAACAGCAAAAGTTATTGAAGAATTTGGATTTAAACCATTAATTCCAAAAATATATACAATTGAAGGGATTTTAGAAGTTATTAAAATGATTAAAGAGGGAAAGAATGATTAA
- the hypD gene encoding hydrogenase formation protein HypD has translation MINLNDRVIIKKAVEKINKLAEKVDSLKIMHVCGSHEHTICKYGIRDVLPENISVVPGPGCPVCVTTQKEIDTAIYLADKGYVITTLGDMYRVPGSEKSLMEKQSEGCDVRIVYSISEAVKMAKKEKDKKFVFVAIGFETTAPTTGAELINLKNKDIDNFFILNCHRQTPPVMEFLLSEGVYLDAFICPGHVSTITGLKPYYEPCKKYNAPMVVAGFEPVDVLMAIIMILRQVINGEAKVENEYTRVVKPEGNVLAQKIINEVFESIDIPWRGFPVVKNGGFGLREEYRKFDIYEHEDIPEIKEKVPKGCICDKILRGEKLPTDCPLFGKVCTPLNPVGSCMVSDEGTCRIFYKYQRI, from the coding sequence ATGATTAACTTAAACGATAGGGTCATTATAAAAAAAGCTGTAGAGAAGATAAACAAACTCGCTGAGAAGGTTGATAGTTTAAAGATTATGCACGTTTGTGGAAGCCATGAGCATACAATCTGTAAATATGGAATTAGGGATGTATTGCCTGAAAATATATCCGTTGTTCCAGGTCCTGGCTGTCCTGTTTGCGTAACAACTCAAAAAGAGATTGATACAGCTATATATTTGGCAGATAAAGGTTATGTTATAACAACACTTGGGGATATGTATAGAGTTCCAGGAAGTGAAAAATCTTTGATGGAAAAGCAATCTGAAGGCTGTGATGTTAGGATTGTATACAGTATAAGTGAAGCTGTAAAAATGGCTAAAAAAGAAAAGGACAAAAAATTTGTTTTTGTAGCAATTGGTTTTGAAACTACAGCTCCAACAACGGGAGCTGAGCTAATAAATTTAAAAAATAAAGATATTGACAACTTTTTTATACTAAACTGCCATAGGCAAACCCCTCCTGTAATGGAGTTTTTGTTAAGCGAGGGCGTTTATTTGGATGCCTTTATCTGCCCAGGGCATGTTTCAACTATAACTGGTTTAAAGCCTTATTACGAGCCATGTAAAAAATATAACGCTCCAATGGTTGTTGCAGGATTTGAGCCAGTTGACGTGTTAATGGCAATAATTATGATTTTAAGACAAGTTATAAATGGAGAGGCAAAGGTTGAAAATGAATATACGAGGGTTGTAAAGCCAGAGGGTAATGTTTTAGCTCAAAAAATAATAAATGAGGTTTTTGAAAGTATAGATATTCCTTGGAGAGGATTCCCAGTTGTTAAAAATGGCGGTTTTGGATTAAGGGAAGAGTATAGGAAATTTGATATTTATGAGCATGAAGATATTCCTGAAATTAAAGAAAAAGTTCCTAAGGGCTGTATATGCGATAAGATTTTAAGAGGAGAAAAGCTTCCAACTGACTGCCCATTATTTGGAAAGGTTTGCACGCCATTAAATCCAGTTGGCAGCTGTATGGTATCAGATGAAGGGACATGTAGAATATTTTACAAATATCAGAGGATTTAG
- a CDS encoding sulfurtransferase TusA family protein, translated as MKKLDVTGDICPVPVLKTKKALEELNEGEELEVVGDYKPALENIKRFAENNGYTVVSAEETENGFRIVIRK; from the coding sequence ATGAAAAAACTTGATGTTACTGGAGATATTTGCCCAGTTCCAGTTTTAAAAACAAAAAAAGCTTTAGAAGAATTAAATGAAGGGGAGGAGTTAGAAGTTGTTGGTGATTACAAACCAGCATTGGAAAACATAAAAAGATTTGCTGAAAATAATGGATACACAGTAGTTTCTGCTGAAGAAACAGAAAATGGATTTAGAATTGTAATAAGAAAATAA
- a CDS encoding DsrE/DsrF/TusD sulfur relay family protein, which translates to MKFTVIITEAPYGKERAYSGLRFALTALLEGIDVNIFLIENGVYVAKKEQNPSEMPNYSELLKNAIELGAVVKACGPCCKARGLKEEDLIEGVQLATMHDLVAFVKESDNVVTF; encoded by the coding sequence GTGAAATTTACAGTAATTATTACAGAAGCTCCTTATGGAAAGGAGAGAGCTTACTCAGGGTTGAGATTTGCATTAACAGCTTTATTGGAAGGGATTGATGTAAATATCTTCTTAATTGAGAACGGAGTTTATGTTGCTAAAAAGGAGCAAAATCCTTCAGAAATGCCAAACTATTCAGAGCTGTTGAAGAATGCAATTGAGTTAGGGGCTGTTGTTAAAGCTTGTGGACCTTGCTGTAAAGCAAGAGGTTTAAAAGAAGAGGATTTAATTGAAGGAGTTCAATTAGCTACAATGCACGACTTAGTTGCCTTTGTTAAAGAAAGTGATAACGTAGTTACATTCTAA
- a CDS encoding DHH family phosphoesterase has product MELLDYLKRDEILFLCHHNADPDAIGSCIALKYLASQLNPKGKFRISADSVSKVSRNILNEIGEKVDVEVYPKLPETVFIVDTASINQLKVNFDELKEKEVILIDHHKKTDLADICKYYIIKEDYPSTSEIIAEIFKELNIFPPKNIRIALLCGIVYDTKHLKLAKPKTFELISYLIKDISFQKILYLLSQESDASKRTAHLKACSRMEIREFDKLRIALSHVSSHEASCAKTIVSIGADIAFVVAVRKKEGEIRVSARCRKHVSKYVHLGNLMEKIGKELGGSGGGHGEAGGLNVPYDKSKSKEKVIKEVLNLCYKRFVEEYKKAKQN; this is encoded by the coding sequence ATGGAGCTATTAGATTATTTAAAAAGAGATGAGATTCTTTTTTTATGTCATCACAATGCAGACCCCGATGCAATCGGGAGCTGCATAGCTTTAAAATATTTAGCTTCTCAATTAAATCCAAAGGGAAAGTTCAGGATTTCAGCAGATTCCGTTAGTAAGGTTTCAAGAAACATTTTAAATGAAATTGGAGAAAAAGTGGATGTTGAGGTTTATCCTAAACTACCAGAAACTGTGTTTATAGTTGATACTGCTTCAATAAATCAATTAAAGGTTAATTTTGATGAGTTAAAGGAGAAAGAGGTTATTTTGATAGATCATCACAAAAAAACCGATTTGGCGGATATCTGCAAGTATTATATAATTAAGGAGGATTATCCATCAACATCTGAAATCATAGCAGAGATTTTTAAGGAGTTGAATATATTTCCACCAAAGAATATCAGAATAGCTTTATTATGTGGAATTGTCTATGACACTAAGCATTTAAAGTTAGCCAAGCCAAAAACATTTGAGTTAATCAGTTATTTAATAAAAGACATAAGCTTCCAAAAGATTTTGTATTTATTATCTCAGGAGAGCGATGCAAGTAAGAGAACAGCCCATTTAAAGGCATGTAGTAGGATGGAGATTAGAGAGTTTGACAAGCTCAGAATAGCTTTATCTCACGTTAGTTCTCATGAGGCCTCATGTGCAAAAACAATTGTAAGTATTGGGGCAGATATAGCATTTGTTGTAGCTGTTAGGAAAAAGGAAGGGGAGATTAGAGTTAGTGCAAGATGTAGGAAGCATGTTTCTAAGTATGTGCATTTAGGTAATTTAATGGAAAAGATTGGGAAAGAGTTGGGAGGAAGTGGTGGGGGGCATGGTGAAGCTGGTGGGTTAAATGTCCCTTATGATAAAAGTAAAAGTAAAGAGAAGGTTATAAAAGAAGTTTTAAACCTTTGTTATAAAAGATTTGTAGAGGAATATAAAAAAGCAAAACAAAATTAG
- a CDS encoding prefoldin subunit beta has translation MELPPQIQAQLMQLQQLQQQLQMILMQKQGVETELKESKKALEELEKSTSDEVYKLVGGLFVKRKKDEVKKELEEKIETLELRVKTLEKQEEKIQSRLKELQEKLQKMIPTAQ, from the coding sequence ATGGAATTACCACCACAAATCCAAGCTCAGTTAATGCAGTTGCAGCAGTTGCAGCAACAATTACAGATGATTTTAATGCAGAAACAAGGTGTAGAGACTGAATTAAAAGAAAGTAAAAAAGCTTTAGAAGAATTGGAAAAATCTACAAGTGATGAAGTCTATAAATTAGTTGGGGGGTTATTTGTTAAGAGAAAAAAAGATGAAGTTAAAAAAGAATTGGAAGAAAAAATTGAAACATTGGAGTTGAGGGTAAAAACATTAGAAAAACAGGAAGAAAAAATACAATCAAGATTAAAAGAATTACAGGAAAAATTACAAAAAATGATACCTACAGCACAATAA
- a CDS encoding NifB/NifX family molybdenum-iron cluster-binding protein: protein MKIAVSMDVDKISDSFEDCKYFLIFRMEDNEIKGTKVIFNDENIQKALIKEKINALICKSINEENYKKFSKKIDIYHAEGDSVDKNISLFVEGKLNKIIQ, encoded by the coding sequence ATGAAAATAGCTGTTTCAATGGATGTTGATAAAATTAGCGACAGTTTTGAAGACTGTAAGTATTTTTTAATTTTTAGGATGGAGGATAATGAAATAAAAGGAACAAAAGTTATTTTTAATGATGAAAATATTCAAAAAGCTCTTATAAAAGAAAAAATTAACGCACTTATATGTAAAAGCATAAATGAGGAGAACTACAAAAAATTTAGTAAGAAAATAGATATTTATCATGCAGAAGGGGATAGCGTTGATAAAAACATCTCCCTATTTGTTGAGGGCAAGTTAAATAAAATAATTCAATAA